In Nocardioides sp. W7, the genomic stretch AGAGGTCGGGAAGGGGGCGGCGGGCCAGGTCGGAGATCCGCAGGAGCAGGGCGATGATCACCCAGTTCGCGATCAGCGAGGAGCCGCCGGCCGACAGGAACGGGGTGGTCAGGCCGGTCAGCGGGATCAGCCGGGTGACGCCGCCGATCACCACGAAGACCTGGAGCGCGAAGACACTGGCCAGGCCGGTCGCGAGCAGCTTCCCGAAGCCGTCGCGCGAGATCAGCGCCGCGCGCAGGCCGCGCTCGACGATCAGCCCGTAGAGGACCAGCACGGCGAGCACGCCGGTGAGCCCCAGCTCCTCGCCGATCGCGCCCATGATGAAGTCGGAGTTGGCGTACGAGATCCGCCACGGGCTGCCCTCGCCGAAGCCGCGGCCGAGCAGGCCGCCCCAGGCCATGCCGAACATCGACTCGACCAGCTGACGGCTCTGGTCGCTGGTGCCCTCGCCGTAGTAGGAGAACGGGTCGATCCAGATGTCGAAGCGGCGCTGCACGTGGCCCGCGAAGGAGTACGCCGCCGCGGCGCCTGCGACGAACAGCAGCGCGCCGACCACCAGCCAGCCGGGCCGCTCGGTCGAGACGTAGAGCATCACCAGGAACAGGCCGAAGAAGAGCAGGCTGGAGCCGAGGTCGCGCTGGGCGACCAGCACCATCAGGCTGACCCCCCACATCGCCAGGATCGGCCCGAGGTCGCGGCCGCGGGGCAGGTCGACGAAGAGCACCCGGCGGCCGGCGAGCGCCAGCGCGTCGCGGTGCAGCACCAGGTAGCCGGCGAAGGTGATCACCAGCAGCACCTTGGCGATCTCGCCGGGCTGGAAGCTGAACGGGCCGATGCCGATCCAGATCTTGGCGCCGTTGATGGTCTTGCCGATGCCGGGCACCATCGGCAGCACCAGCAGGACCAGGGCGGCCAGGCCGCTGGTGTAGGTGAAGCGGGTCAGTCGGCGGTGGTCGCGCAGCACGATCAGGGTGACCGCGAACAGGATCACGCCCAGGGTCATCCAGGTGAGCTGGGCGCGGGCGACGTCGGAGTCGGGCCCCTTGGCCAGGTCGAGCCGGTGGATGACGGCCAGGCCGAGGCCGTTGAGCGCCGCCACGATCGGCAGCAGCACCGGGTCGGCGTACGGCGCGACGAAGCGGACGACGAGGTGGGCGGCGATCGTCAGCGCGGCCAGCCAGCTGCTGTAGCCGACCATGTTGGCCGGCACCTCGCCCTGCACGCCGATCCCGACGGCGGCGTACGCGCCGACGCCGACGGCGAGCGCGAGGACGAGCAGGAACAGCTCGGCGCCCCGCCGGCGGCGGTGCACGAACCCCATCAGTCCGGTGGTGTTGGTACTCATGGCGACACCGCGGAGGTCGCCTCCGCCGGGTCCATCCGCTCGACGAGGTTCTCGACGATCTTGCGCGCGTCGTCGAGCGAGCCGTTGCCCATGCCCTCGTCGAGCTGCTGCTGGTAGGTGTCGGGGAGCCGGTCGATGTCGACGTTGGTGGTCTCGTACGGCTCCGAGAGGGAGATGCCCGGCAGGTCGGCGTTGACCCCGCGGAAGATGACCACCTCGTTGCCGTCCTGGGCCACGTAGTACTGCTGCTGCGTCCAGGACCAGGCCGCCGCGACGGCGATCCACAGCAGGCCGACGAGCGCGAGGGTCAGCAGCAGCCGCGAGAGCCACTGGAACCGGGCAGGCGGTCGCGGTGCGTAGCGGATCTCCTCGGGGTCGACCGGATCCGCGGGGATGCCGTAGTCGAGGTCGTCGGGCAGGCCCGGAACCGGATCGAGCTCCCCGGTGTCGCCGGACCGGTTGCCCCGGAACAGGGTGCCGCCGCGAGGGCCGCGGGTCGGACGACGCCGCAGCTCGGCGGCGGCGCCCACCAGCTGCGGCTGCAGCGCCTGGCCCTCCCCGTCGGTGGCCGGCGTGCCGTCGGACTCCAGGACGTCGGCCACGATGCAGGTGACGTTGTCGGAGCTGCCGGCCTCGAGGCTGGCGCGGACCAGCTCGACCGCGGCGAAGTCGGGCGTGCCGGAGCCGAGGATCGCGGCGAGCCGGGGGTCGTCCAGGACCCCGCTGGCGCCGTCGCTGCACAGCAGCAGGCGGTCGCCGGCCACGAGCTCGAGGACGAACAGGTCGGGCTCGGCCTCGCGGACGCCGTCGAGCGCCTTGAGGATGATGTTGCGGTGCGGGTGCACCCGCGACTCGGCTTCGGTGATCCGGCCCTCGTCGATCAGGCTCTGGACGAAGGTGTGGTCGGTGGTGAGCTGGCTCAGCTCGCCGTCGCGCAGCAGGTACGCCCGGCTGTCGCCGACGTGGCCGAGGCCGATGCGGGCCCCGTCGAAGAGCGCCACGGTGGCGGTGGTGCTGGTGCCGTTGAGGGCCGGGTCCTCGTCGACCAGCTCGGCGATCCGGTCGTGGGCCCGGTGCAGGGCGCCGGCCACCGCGCCCAGCAGGTCCTCGCCGGGCTGCTCGTCCAGCTTGCGCAGCTGCTGGACCGCGGTGCTCGAGGCGACGTCGCCGCGAGCCGCTCCGCCGACGCCGTCGCAGACGGTGAGCAGCCAGGGGCCGGCGTACCCGGAGTCCTGGTTGTCGCGGCGAACCCGACCCACGTCGGAGAGGGCGGCGTACTGAAGGCGCAGCATCAGGGGGCGTCCCGCGTCCCGGGCGCCAGCACGTCCGGCGTCACTTGCGGAGCTCCAGGATGGTCTTGCCGATCCGGACCTGGGTGCCGATGGTGATCGTGGTGGGCTGGGTGATCCGGACGGTGCCGATGTAGGTGCCGTTGGTCGAGCCGAGGTCCTCGACGAACCACTGGTCCCCGGAGGCCGCGATCCGGGCGTGCCGGGTCGAGACGTAGTCGTCGTCGAGGCGGATGGCCGCGTCGGTGCCGCGTCCGATCAGGATCGGCGCGTGCTCGAGGTCGGCCCGCTCGCCGGCGCTCGATCCTTCGACCACCAGCACGTGGGTCGGCGCGCCCCGCCGCTTCGACGGGGCCTTCGCGGTCTTCTCCTTGCGCGGGGCCTTGGCGCGCGCCGCCTCGGGAACCCGCGCACCGAACATGTCGGAGCGGATCACGGAGATCGCGGAGAGCACGAAGATCCACAGGATCGCCAGGTAGGCGATCCTGACCAGCAGCAGGGTCAGCTCAGACAAGGCCGTCCTCCTCGACCACCCGAACGGTCATCGTGGTGTTGCCGATGCGCACGGTGGAGCCGTCGTCGAGGGGAGATCGCTTGACCTTCTGTCCGTCCACGAGCATCCCGTTGGTGGAGCCGAGGTCGTGCACCTCGACCTGGACGTCCTCGCGGCCGTCGGTGTGGCGGGTGTGCACCACGAACTCGACGTGCCGCCGGCTCACGCCGGGGTCGTTGATCCGCACGTCGGCCTCGCTGCCGCGGCCCACGACCAGGCTGGGCGGCTGGAGCGGGTGCTGGGTTCCGTTGATCTCCAGCATCGCGCGGGCCTGGCGTACCTGGGTGTACGACGAGCTGCCGGTCACCTTGGCCTGGGCCTGGCTGCGCACCCGGAACCGACCGGTGGTCAGGTCGTCGGCGGACTCGAAGGCGATCGCGACCGGGCCGGGGAAGACGTAGCCCTGGGTCTCGGCGTGCAGGGTCACCTGGGCGACCAGCTCGTCGGCCATCGCGCTGTCGTACGGCGCGAGCCGCTCCAGGTCGACCGCGGACAGCTCCACGTGGAAGTCGTTGGGGACCATCCGACGCTCGCGCGACAGGATCTGCGCGTTGTTGTCGCACTCGCGCTGCAGCGCCGCTGCGATCTCGACCGGCTGCACGGCCGAGCGGAAGGCGCGCGCGAATGCCCCGGAGATCATCTGCTCCAAACGCTGCTCGAACTTCTGGAGCCCGCCCATCCGCGTTCCCCCTCTTGTCCTTGCATCCTGCCCCCACGGCAGGCCGACCGGCCCGACCTGGCGCCGGGTTGCGACCGATCGTAACGGGGTGGCGAGAGCGGGTGCCGGACCGCCGCACGCCGGTTTGGGATTGAGTGAGCGGCTGGGATACCTTGGGGCCGCTTCACGCGCGAGTGGCGGAACGGCAGACGCGCTGGCTTCAGGTGCCAGTGTCCGAAAGGGCGTGGGGGTTCAAATCCCCCCTCGCGCACGTGGAGCGGTTCGGAGAAACCCGGA encodes the following:
- a CDS encoding protein phosphatase 2C domain-containing protein, encoding MLRLQYAALSDVGRVRRDNQDSGYAGPWLLTVCDGVGGAARGDVASSTAVQQLRKLDEQPGEDLLGAVAGALHRAHDRIAELVDEDPALNGTSTTATVALFDGARIGLGHVGDSRAYLLRDGELSQLTTDHTFVQSLIDEGRITEAESRVHPHRNIILKALDGVREAEPDLFVLELVAGDRLLLCSDGASGVLDDPRLAAILGSGTPDFAAVELVRASLEAGSSDNVTCIVADVLESDGTPATDGEGQALQPQLVGAAAELRRRPTRGPRGGTLFRGNRSGDTGELDPVPGLPDDLDYGIPADPVDPEEIRYAPRPPARFQWLSRLLLTLALVGLLWIAVAAAWSWTQQQYYVAQDGNEVVIFRGVNADLPGISLSEPYETTNVDIDRLPDTYQQQLDEGMGNGSLDDARKIVENLVERMDPAEATSAVSP
- a CDS encoding DUF3662 and FHA domain-containing protein — translated: MGGLQKFEQRLEQMISGAFARAFRSAVQPVEIAAALQRECDNNAQILSRERRMVPNDFHVELSAVDLERLAPYDSAMADELVAQVTLHAETQGYVFPGPVAIAFESADDLTTGRFRVRSQAQAKVTGSSSYTQVRQARAMLEINGTQHPLQPPSLVVGRGSEADVRINDPGVSRRHVEFVVHTRHTDGREDVQVEVHDLGSTNGMLVDGQKVKRSPLDDGSTVRIGNTTMTVRVVEEDGLV
- a CDS encoding FtsW/RodA/SpoVE family cell cycle protein: MSTNTTGLMGFVHRRRRGAELFLLVLALAVGVGAYAAVGIGVQGEVPANMVGYSSWLAALTIAAHLVVRFVAPYADPVLLPIVAALNGLGLAVIHRLDLAKGPDSDVARAQLTWMTLGVILFAVTLIVLRDHRRLTRFTYTSGLAALVLLVLPMVPGIGKTINGAKIWIGIGPFSFQPGEIAKVLLVITFAGYLVLHRDALALAGRRVLFVDLPRGRDLGPILAMWGVSLMVLVAQRDLGSSLLFFGLFLVMLYVSTERPGWLVVGALLFVAGAAAAYSFAGHVQRRFDIWIDPFSYYGEGTSDQSRQLVESMFGMAWGGLLGRGFGEGSPWRISYANSDFIMGAIGEELGLTGVLAVLVLYGLIVERGLRAALISRDGFGKLLATGLASVFALQVFVVIGGVTRLIPLTGLTTPFLSAGGSSLIANWVIIALLLRISDLARRPLPDLSADDEDSDSEATQVVRLP
- a CDS encoding FHA domain-containing protein; the protein is MSELTLLLVRIAYLAILWIFVLSAISVIRSDMFGARVPEAARAKAPRKEKTAKAPSKRRGAPTHVLVVEGSSAGERADLEHAPILIGRGTDAAIRLDDDYVSTRHARIAASGDQWFVEDLGSTNGTYIGTVRITQPTTITIGTQVRIGKTILELRK